The following are from one region of the Dromaius novaehollandiae isolate bDroNov1 chromosome 26, bDroNov1.hap1, whole genome shotgun sequence genome:
- the SLC25A37 gene encoding mitoferrin-1 isoform X2 yields MLWCCSASVDFILLVWQEERRGGNGLSAPLRQLPTGWTRMQSLQPDPKAQYRSVYEALKKIVLTEGFWRPLRGINVTMLGAGPAHAMYFACYEKMKKTLSDTIQHGGNSHLANGIAGSVATLLHDAVMNPAEVVKQRMQMFNSPYKSVLACVRTVQKTEGFGAFYRSYTTQLTMNIPFQAIHFITYEFMQEQINPRREYNPRSHIVSGAVAGAVAAAATTPLDVCKTLLNTQENMALSSVNISGHLSGMANAFRTVYQLGGVAGYFKGVQARVIYQMPSTAIAWSVYEFFKYFLTKHKLEKRTSF; encoded by the exons ATGCTTTGGTGTTGCAGTGCAAGTGTGGACTTCATCCTGCTGGTCtggcaggaggaaaggagaggggggaaCGGGCTGTCGGCACCTCTCCGCCAGCTGCCGACGGGCTGG ACCAGGATGCAGAGCTTGCAGCCGGACCCCAAAGCCCAGTACAGGAGTGTGTACGAAGCGCTGAAGAAAATCGTTCTTACGGAGGGTTTCTGGAGGCCTTTACGTGGGATTAATgtcaccatgctgggggctggcCCTGCCCACGCAATGTACTTTGCCTgctatgaaaaaatgaaaaagactcTAAGTGATACTATTCAGCATGGAGGAAACAGCCACTTGGCCAATG GTATAGCGGGGAGCGTGGCCACGTTGCTCCACGACGCAGTCATGAATCCGGCGGAAG TGGTGAAGCAGCGGATGCAGATGTTCAACTCCCCCTACAAATCCGTCCTGGCGTGTGTAAGGACAGTGCAGAAGACGGAGGGGTTTGGTGCCTTCTACCGCAGCTACACCACGCAGCTCACCATGAACATCCCCTTCCAGGCCATTCACTTCATCACCTACGAGTTCATGCAGGAGCAAATCAACCCTCGCCGCGAGTACAACCCCCGGTCGCACATCGTCTCCGGTGCCGTCGCGGGGGCCGTGGCCGCCGCGGCCACCACGCCGCTCGACGTCTGCAAGACCCTGCTCAACACGCAGGAGAACATGGCCCTGAGCTCGGTGAACATCAGCGGGCACCTCTCGGGCATGGCGAACGCCTTCCGGACCGTCTACCAGCTCGGGGGCGTCGCGGGGTACTTCAAAGGGGTGCAGGCACGCGTCATCTACCAGATGCCTTCAACGGCCATCGCGTGGTCGGTGTATGAGTTCTTTAAGTACTTCCTCACAAAGCACAAGTTGGAAAAAAGAACATCCTTTTGA